AAGCCAGCTCTGTCTCTTTTGTCACATCTTTATGAAAGTTAGCTTAACTGTTGCGCAGAAGGGATCGACAGCCACTAGAATGGGCTTTACTTAATTTGGTGAAGCACAAGGTCATTCTTACAGGGATGAGCTTcacatgttctttaaaaatacacttagCAATATTGGTTGATTCATGCAAGCTGTCCTTTTAAAAGAAGGGCTTTTTCCTcactaaaaacaattttttccatCAAAGAAATTGTTATTTtgcctaaaagaaaacaaacaaattactTCTAATTATGAAAAGAGTAGTTGATTACAGTGACAAGTAAAAGCCAGCTTTTAAAATCTTAcgctttttttctgatataacaAACTGCCCTCTCCCCAGTTTTACAATGCTAGACATAGCTAGTTAACTCATATAAAAGCATGAATTAAGAGAgctaatatttaattataaaacaattcaAATTACAGTGTAAACTCCTGAATACATAATCATCTTTGGCATAAAACCTACAAACATTAAACCCATCTACATTAAAcccattaaaaatttaattgtcaACTTACATATAAATAAGTGGTTCCTTACAGTGCACTAGTAAATTAGTATTCAGAAAATATTCCCATGTCTCAATGCAAATGTTAATTGCCCTTCATGACAAGAATAGTGCTCCACGTACGTGACGCCATTATCCTGGAAGCCTTAGCGGGTGTACAAGAACGAATGCCTCTCACATTTGACTGGTGACTAATGCTACTATGTCCAGCCTTCTCTCCCCCTTGTGACTTAGCCTTTCCTAGTCTTCTGTGCTCAACCACCCAGCTGTGTTGTGGAAGGAACAACTGTTTCCATGAGGACATTGTCCAATTTTAAAAGAGCACAGTTCCCTTCCAAAACATGTACCAAAACTCGTTATCCTTGTTGGCTTGGTTCTTCAAGAACCCAGTTGGTATactcgttttgttttgttttcattttttactctCCTTCAACATTGTCATTGCAgaggtggggaaatggggaggacACCAGAATGAAATTATAGGTCGCCAAGTTTGTATTCCGCTCTCCTTAATTTTCACCAAAGAAACGTGAATGAAATTACATGATAGACTGTCATAAAAATTACACCATCCCCTGATAGGGAGCCCTCTTTGGAGTATTTCATGTGTAAAGTAGAGAAAACCATCATTCAGTTTAAACATTGGATGCATGAGGCCAGGTAGACGACTGGGAAATGCAAACGAGAGTGAGGTGTAAACGCTGAGGGAAAGTCACAGTCTAGGTCTCTGAAGGAGGGTACACATGGGGCCACTGAGGTACAGGAAGCAAAAACATTGGAATTTCTCCTCAGGTTTTATATCTCATCCTTTCGAAtttcttttatgtgtttgttttataacATGCATATCTATTAATATAGAGTAATACATGTATATAAGTTATGAATAACAGAAGTATTTTAACTGGTAAGGGTGCACAatcaaaaaagtttggaaaacactaaGCATGAGTGTAAGGAAATCTGTCAACCAAAGACCTTTTAGTATTTGAGAAATGCATTATCATTCTTGCCGTTTGCAAGAAAGTTCCCACAAACTTATTTTGCATTAGCTCATCTTTTCTTTGAGCTTTATCACTACCTGGAGGTCATATGCAACCTGAAAGAACCAAACAATGAACTGTTGGGCTGCTCACCACTTTCCTAGAGTCACAGTATTTCTTAGTGTAGCTAGAAGAGCAATGAGACAATAAAAAGGATCTTCTTTCACCCCTGCCACGTATGACACAGCCAGAAATGACCCTCCCTTGGCACAAAATACAAGTTAATTCGTCAGTAACTTCATTGTAATCCTCAAATCTATCAGTCAATGAAATTTTATATGGGAAAGAACCTTATATGTTctcaatgaaattttatatagGAAAGAACTTGATATGTTCTCTTTAATAAAATTGGAATAGAAAAGTTTGCCATCTGACACAGGACTAAGTGACAtgttgtaaatataaatataatttgggAGGGAATTTATTCCTGCATAGCCCTAGAATTCctgaataaattaaatacaaattaaaatttcattgtaGCAGTGATACACCTCCTCATTAGGAGTCGTGGAAGGTTCCTATGTATGTCCTGTGGTTTGCATGTGGTCTTCTACACTTTGCCAACTTTCAGAAAACATTCATTCAAATTGCAAAAGAGCCGGTTTTCAGCCAGTGCTCCAGTGGCTGAACTGGCACGTTGAAAGAAAGTCAATCAGGAAGCAGAGCTCACCAAGTGCTTGCCTCCTCTTCCAAAGCAAGCCTCttctagaagaagaaaagcaagggttttaaaaagagaaaccagaagaaaagtgAGAAGGAGACGAAGAAGAAGagggcaaaaagagaagaaaataaaggtgcTTTCATATTTTCAGTTGCAACAGTAGCCCAATTGACTTAATTGGtattcatttgagaaaaaaaaacaaggaaaccaattgaaaattataaaagaaaataaaggtctGTTTTTGTCTTGAATGTTGAGTTCTGTGTTGTTTTGACTGTTGAGCACAGTGAATCAGATTTAGAATGTgactctgcccctcaccccctcctTTGAAAATAGAAAGGCTCTTTGTCTAGTCTTATAATGTTAAGTAATTGGTGGCATTTTGTGGTAGCCTGGCATCTCAATCCTTCATCCTTCCTCATCCCACTGCTGTGTCTTGTGGTGTTGCATATGTGTATGATGTGtagtgatgggggagggggctttACTTATCTCTGCTAGGAGCCACACTATTCCATTACTATACTTGGAAATGTTTCTGTGTTCCGTCTCATTGTGATTCCTTGTTCAAATGTGCTGCCCAGAGATAAATCCATGCTCAATTCTTCTTACAGCTATCAAACCAGATTCTTTGTAGAACTATGTTGTCCTTTGGTTGAatgcttttttcctccttaacggcaagaagggaaaaaataactttcagtttttattttatttaatagctgTGTTTGTCACTTTTTTTAGTAAATCTTTACTTATCCTTCTTAAAGTAAAACTAcattgaaattttataaaaaatcaaTCATCTGGCCCAGTATTCCACAAACTTTAAGAactggggagaaagaaaattgggtaagaactttttttaacaaaatatatactcCTCACAGTGTTAGGTAATATGGAAGAAggttatcttaaaataaaaatttactatgTAAAAATACTTCTACCTCTCCCTTAGATCCTAACGCTAGAATCTGagtccctttttttccttccccttctttcaAGAACTGAAAAACTAATAATACATTAGGCCACCTGATACCTAAACTACTATAATTCACATCAGTTAGGCCTCCCATTTCTCTCCTACCCTCTGCTCTATGAAATTACATCTAGCTTTAGATGCAGTCTTGCCTTGAGGCAAAAAGGATGATAACTAGTAAATAATTCCTCGGGCTCCTTTCCTGGCCTATGATTTTATGAAATGGAATTATGCTGTTCAAATGGATCCTTGTTTACAACTCCATTTAGTTACTCTGAATGACCTTATGATTTTGTGCCTTCCTGGCTCCAAACCATTCTCAGTTAAAATTCCCTATCTCATTTCAGTCTTGCTCTTAACCCACAAAGCAGTTTCTCCTTTTTACAGTCCTCCTTCCACCCATCTCTCAAAATCCTCTAGGTGTTGCAAACATTCAAGGATGAGCCAGCAGAGAATtaaaaagctgttatttaaatGGATTTCTGTATTTTTAGATTATACTTCTAACTTAGCTATATGATTAGGAAGTTAAAATTCGTTATAGAGGAATTAGTGATAGCATGTGTTGATGATAACAAGGAACTTTCTAATGGAAGGACTCAATAATCATACCTACCATTAGTTGCTAACCTCAGCAGCAGAGCCAAAAATTGAATATGAAACTTAAATGAAGCTACTTTTTAATCCTAAAAGTGATCCCTTCAAGTTAAGGTAATGTGTTTGTTggcttttcaaaaagtttttagaATGCTGCATTTTAAGGGAGTCTAACAAATTCATTAACACCTACTGTTAAATACACAATTCAAATGATTACTGACAAAATTAGGAGTATAGAATTCTTGTTAAAATCATGGATTTGGGAGCCAGACTGCCCACTTGAAATTCTGGCTCCACTGCTTACtaagtgtgaccttgagcaaggtaCTTCCCtgctataaaatgaaaatcaaataaatctaCTCTTAgtactgttgtgaggattaaatgagatcatgaacGTTAAGTATTTACCCTACTGCCTGGCACATATAAATGTTAACTACTCATTACCAATTagggagtcttttttttttttttttttttttgactaagtcagaaagcctaaaatattcacataGACTGTGGTGGAATGAAAAACATTCCATATTTACTCCTTGGGCCAATATAATTAGTATTTCTCAAAAAGGACTCTGGCTCTCTATGAAAGGAAATGTGATATAGCCCTAATCCTATCTACCACTCCAAGCAAAATCGGAGTTCATCTTTGTTTATCATTGTTGAGAAAGATATGACATCAGTAGTCAGGCaattaaagaacaagatgagAGTTTGATTTGTTCAAATAGATGTAAGATCCTTTCCTGAACcagtctctaattttttttctcaaaaagattTAATTGCGGTATTTTCTTCCCAGGTCTTACAAATGCTAAGTAGCTTCTTTTAGTACATGCCAGCTTTGCATATAAACATCCCCAtagttcattttaattaaagcatTATTGATGATAATTTACGATCATTTACTATATTTACAATGTGGCAGGCATTACTATGGCAGTCACATGAAACCTAATAATCCTCTATGGCACACTACTGGAAGATTTTTATAATCAAATATACTCCAATGAATGCCATTTCATCTTATGAAGTCTGGAAAACTGTAAAAAGCAGTTCAGTATTGCTAAATCAGGAGAGTTCTATTAATCAGCACTTCTATGCTTATCAGTATAATGATAGGGGATattcattaaagttttaaaatattaaattatgtgCAGGATTGTGTCTGTGTTGTGTACCTTTTGTATTCTAATTCTTTGAACTTAATGGACTCAGGAATGTACGGTGATTTGCTattcagagaatattttattaaagcatCCTACTATTTGACCATTCTAAAACAATTGGCTGCCTGTAGCTAATCTTACTCAATATAACTAGCAGCTGTgggtttgtttggggtttttttttttgttgttttaatgtaaTAGATTGTTTTCCCAGTCCTTCATTATCCTGTTTTCagatggttttgattttttttttagtaggtTTTTGGAGTGTCAAATAACTTTATTACACtggattcatttttctctttttttggacaTTACAGGTGAAAGTAGGGAAGAAAAGTTAGGAGACTCATTGCAAGATTTATACAGGGCATTGGAGCAAGCCAGTCTGTCACCGCTGGGAGAACATCGCATTTCAACCAAGATGGAATACAAGCTATCATTTATAAAGAGATGTAATGATCCTGTGATGAATGAAAAACTACACAGGCTGAGAATTCTCAAAAGCACTTTAAAGGTAAGAtatgaaatggaaagagaaattcCTTTCAAGAGATTCATTCctcaactcagaatggattacCAGATTCTCTaggtaaagaaatacaaaatgggGGCAAGGGACAGGTAGACAGGAAGAACCTGAAGCTGAGCCGTTCGGCTACAGAATAATATGTGTATTGGTAAAGAGGAAATAATCTTAACTTTTCATTAACACCTCAAAGCACTGACTAAATGTTATGTGACTTAGTTCTAGGAGAAAACAGgatgtaattaaattttttttccaaaaatgcaaGGCTGGTGCTATTCCTCAGTCTTTCATTTTCCTAAGATGAATATGCCATATAGTATAATTAATATAGTTATCAAAAGAACACAGCATGCAACAGAATACAATAGTGGCTGCTAATAGGGTCTGAGATACTTTGTGAATATTTCCTTCAGCACATTTGGAGTGAGGCCACAGTAATTCATGTTCCATgtagaaattttataattcttGTTTACGCTATCAGTTCCGAACTcacatattattttcttattatacaTTTCCATGAGTGCTCACATTGTCTCCAGTCTTCCTATTATGCCAGCCCCagactggggaggagaggggagcagaaaGGCAGGAGGttgaagaaggaagcagaaaagtgAGCCCCCTCAGTGTGTGTGGGTGAGGGGGAGAGGGCTTGCCACACAAACTCTCCCTAAGCAGGCCCTGCATCCTTAAACaatcaaaaacaggaaagaacTGTCATACAGAGTATGTTACGCAGTCATTTTGGGAAACAAAAGGTCAAAGGGCTCCTTTGGGAAATATTTCTGATCCATAGTATGCTGCTGAGGTTTTGTGGTTTTGAAACATAGGTGAGTaccaaagagagaaacaaaatagaaaagcatGATTTGGAAAAATTTCCAATAGCAGAGTCAGTTAGCTTTCAGTTGGTGTTCATGCAAATTAATGGGACAACTTAATGGCCTTTTGGTAACTAAGACTAGAATGTTTAAAAGAGCTATAATATTCATAAGAATAATTATTCCAGTGACCAACCCTACTCCAAAGATCTCCTCACTCTCTCACCTTACAgagccccacctccccccaccctcacTCAGGTCGAAACTGCCTGGTTATGAAAGCAGGCAGGCATTTTGAAGCAGGTCAGGCTCAAGTATTTTAGAGACTTgctcctgtccctctctctcaGCCCCACAACCCTGTCTTTCATGCTCTGTAGATTCCCCAAAAGCATTTTCTTCCAGTAGCAAAGAATATGAGCTCCTGCCGATGTTCAGTTCAATAAGTATTGATGAATCACCAGGTATGTGACACTGTGCTCCACTCTCTGTGACAAACAAAGAGGACGAAAAGTCACTATAAAGAAATTCCCCTCGTTGGTGAAATTAATTACAGAGCCTTATGCTTTTTAGCCTGGGAAATTGATAGAGAATGAAAATCTCCCATTAGGGAAGGACAATCGCCCAAGCAACCATGGATGCATATATAGTTCCTGGAATTGTAACAGGACCCTCAGCAAGCACAAGGCCATTCAGAACATCCTCAGTCCCAGCCCCACTGTCTCTGTCTGGTCCCAAGGACCAGAACAACTGCTTAGGCACGTTACTGTCTTTCCCTCCCAACTCTGGCTTGCCCGGAATTGTGCCTTCCCACTTCCTGCAGAACGTTCCCTAAACTTCCTGCCCCTTCCTTGGGCCCATAAAAGATAGGACTGAGCTTTTCAGACTGTCTTACGCTCTCCGCCACGCCGCCGTCCCACCTGGGAGACTCACTCCTCCAACAGGCGATAGCTGTGCTGTGGTGAGTTATCCCATAAGCAAGTTCACTCTTCAGCCGACCTCCAGCGTGGAAGGGAGGGATATTTTGTATTGCAGGCCTCCGGTGCTGCAGGAAGGGAGCCATAACGTTCACACAGCAAGAATTATGTGTTTATGCTGACAGGAGGGCCATTGCTCTCTCTCATGCAAGCATGAGGAGCTAACCATCTAGCAGGACAGATGAAACAGTGCAAAAGTAACTCAAGAGATAGAATGTGGTAAGTCCACTCAATGGCAGTGATAGTGTTATGGGGACATAAATGAGAGAGGAAACATTTTTCCCAATCCTTAAAGGAAGGCTTCATGAAATGAGAGGAATTTGAACTGAATCTTTAAAGAATGACGCAGGAAAGTTTCCATAGGCAGAGATGGGAAACAGGACAggccaagagaaaaaataaaccacacaGAGTGGGCAATATGAGGCATACCTTGGGTGTAGAAAAAAGTATACTGGAATTTGAGTCTAAATAGCTGAGTTTGAGTACACCAGAGCTGTTTCTTATGGGCTTCTTAATTTTTTGCCTATTaactctttattttaaacttgaatAAAAGTTTGTCTACATCTTAACTGTTGAATCCTTTTGCTTTTCAGGCCAGAGAAGGGGAAGTAGCCATTATTGATAAAGTCCTAGACAATCCAGACTTGACATCTAAAGAATTCCAACAATGGAAGCAGATGTACCTTGATCTTTTCTTGGATATCTGTCAAAACACCACCCCAAATGACCCATTAAGTATTTCTTCTGAAGTAGATGTAATCACTTCCTCTCTAACACACACTCATTCATACATTGAAACGCATGTGTAAGTGTATTCTGCCTTCTGGTACTTTGAACAAGTATATAAGGTAGTTTTTATATCAATGTGTGGGACACTTGACAAGCTATTCTTTAATGTTACCAAACTATATGAAACAAACCATATATGGTCATAATGCCAGTGTCTTTAAAGagcatttgtatattttatatgcaaTTAGTGCTCAGCTTATGTTTACCATGTGCAAAATCAACTGTCTTCAATGACTTAAAATTAACTTTTGCAAACTCTGAAAACAGGTGGTCTTCAAGTAGTAAAACCACAAAAAGGCAGTTTTCTATCTAAGGTCATCTTTTCTCcctttaagttaattttatataaacaagagttcaaaaataaatcacattttttcAGGTGCAGACATCCTTGTGGGTGGGAAAGAATTTAaaccttttttatatttattaaaatgttctaaGAATTTTCTTAAACATTGCACAAAGTTTAAtgctgtagttttatttttgtgaaatgtaGATGCGCATACAAGAGTTAAGCAAAATAGAAGAGCATCAACATAAGAAAAGTTCAGGTATCTAATATTTGTCTTAATAGTCTATTAACTTGTGAAAGCTGGTTAATAGAAATACTATTCCAAATCTATGGGGACACTTAATGGTGTATCAGGGCAAAGCTTTGTAAGATGTTTTGTAACTGAGACCAAAATTGAAGATAGAGctgctttattttcttggtttaaatcttcctttatttttgtagTGATGAAATGCTGATTGTGTACAGAGGAATTTGAgagtggattttttaaaacacacttaATTCACCCGGAAAGGCAgctaacagatatatatatatatataatttcagcccaaaatcatgtttttaaacttcGACTCTTAAAATACAAGGTAGAAACTGAAATGAATCAACTTTCCAGTTTCCAATTTTCCCCCAGTCCATTAATTAAACTTATATAGGTTATACTTCAGGCAGGGAAGTAAAATATGTTTAGTTACAGACCGATGTGTGTTATAATATagaaaacaatgttgaaaaataaaaatgtacctcTCTCCTGAGGAGCAAGAGGATCATGGTCATTCAGAGATCTGTTACATTGAACTGTATGAGAGAAACAATTTATAGAGGTTTTTTCCTAGCTTCATGAATTGTTCTATAGAGTGGATGAAGTCTATGAAAAAGTCCTCttcatatatttccatttataagCATCTCGTTTTTGAAAGTGATCACAGCATGATAATGACTGTGCTGCTTTTTAGTGTCTGGCTGCATAATGTACAAGTCACAATTTACTGGGGTTTTTTTAGGAGGAGGAAGGGACCCTCCTTTACTATCCTATATCCTAAAATCTACTTCTAATCAGCTTTATACTGTTGCCTGTACAGCTCAGTGAATGTACTTTCATCTCTAAGAGTTCAGATATATGCCAGTGAATATTTTTGCtgtagaggagaaaggaaaaactcCACAGCGGggatctttttctttgcttttgaaacCACCATTGAATCACTATCGTTTTGCAGACTTTGCACAACTGTACAGGAGAGTGGCCTTTCTACAGCACATTTTCAGTAATCCTATATTTAGTTAAAATGGATGAGAAATCATGTATTAATGTTTGTATGGAATTTTGGGTCCAgtgtaatatttttatcatttaaaaaagtctatttgtaaaaacatttatttactgcATGGATATTGACACATTAAATTTGTGGGGTTTTGTATAtgtaaaaaaaacagaaaacaaaaacctcttgTCCTGAAATGAAGTGTGCTTGTTACAGGTGTTAGACTTGTTGATGTTTACTAGACCTAATGTGtacattcacttaaaaatatctgTACCTGATGGATGTGTCATGGATACAGTGGCCAGGTTGTGCCCTGTAAACAGTGAGCAGTTGATGGAGAGACTAGCTATGTTGCTACTAAGCAGCTTTTACTTTTGTAAAGTTGGCTCTGTTGttttaaatggtaaaaattaAACTAATGAATTTTAAAGACTCGTGGCTAGCCTAGCATGAAAGAAACCTTTTAactatatatctgtatattttattgcattagtTTCAAATCTAGGAGAGAGGCAGCACTGTAAACTGAAGTCAAATAAATTCAGCTCTTAATGAATCTTTATAAAGCACCTACTTTATTCATGCACAGTCCTCACCACATTTCTTTGTGACCTAATCACACAGCCGCCATTCCCCCAGTGACCACTCCATTGCTGGTACAAGCCAGAAGCAGCACCTGTTCAGTGTATATAAGTACCTTCTCTGAGACCCCGCAAAATGAAGCTGGTTCCCCATTTATTAGACATGAACTTTAAAATTTCACctactcctctttcctttctctgtgattcttttgggaattgggggagggggaggaaagaactgccaaaaataagttaattttttttacaaatacaACCTACAGCATGTCTGCAGAATGAACATTTAAAGAGGATGCAAAAAtagggtttggttttgtttttcttagatgTCCCACTTAACCAGAGGAGCTTGATTATTATGGAATAAGGCTTGctgaaataaaacttaaaaccaaCGAGCTGCCTAAAGCCAGGGCAAAAGTAGACCAGGGGTAAGTAAGGATGAGGGACAGAAAAACTTAACCTAGGCTACTCGCCCCCCCCAAAAAGGTGCTGtcttagagatttttttccctctcagttCCATACTTATATTAAACCATCAGAGCAGAACTATAACCATGGTTCTGGAATTATAAAATCATAGTCTCCCTTACAATGATCTCATGCTGTTTAACCAAGGCACATTCTCTTCAGTACTTATTCAGATAATGCCATCTTCTACAACTATTTATTACAGTCTTTATAGCTAACAATTTTCTGGGTCTTATATGTAACTTCTTAGGGTATATTTTTTGGCCGTTTGTTTGTTTGGCACAAAAGTAATCACTATTTAGCACCTAGAGGGAAAATAgggtcatattttattttcaaaagcccAGCATGAGAACTTTTAGAAATCCCCAGCTCACTGAAGCTGATTCATATATCCTTCTATTTGACCTCTCCTGTCTCCCATTCTCAGCTTAAGGGGAAATGTTCCCCTTTGGCCAAGCCCTTGTTTGCCTCCTTAACCTTCAGAAGCCACTCTGCTCCCAGAGTCCCATTCTTAGGAAAAGCTCACGTGTTGCTCTGAAAGCCTGGTCAAGCGCGACTTTCTCCTCCATGGTCCGGAGACTGCCCTAACCCATGAAACCCAACATTAAATCTGGCGCCCCTCcaggctctccctccctctcctcgtCCCCTCCCTCGGCCAGCTGCAGCACTGCACACTGCAGGCCgctccaggcccagggcagtGGGCAGCCGATGTCCTCCCAGCGGTCTAGGTCGAGGTCATAGCCCACTACGTTGCGGGTAGGCACCTGGCGCGACTCCCGCCACTTGAGGCCGCCCAGCAGCAGCACCGTCTCCTCCACCACCGCCAGCCCGTAGCAGAAGCGGTCGTAGGGCAGCGGCCGCAGCCGAGTCCACTGGTCCGCGCCGGGGTCGTAGCGCTCGATCTCGGAGAAGGGCTCGTAGCGCCCCAGAAAAGCGAACACCGCGCCACGCAGGGCCGCCATGTGGTGCCCGAAGCGGGCTGTGCTCATGGACGCCCTCTTACTCCACGCCCGCTCCCCGGGGCCCAGAGCGTACAAGTCCCGGAGGCTGCTCGCGCCGCCCTCGCCTCTCCCTGCCTTGCCCCCCGAGATGTACACGGTGCCGCGGTCCCCGACGGCCCCCGCGTGGCCATGGAGCGCCCGCGGCAGCGCCCCGGCCGCCGTCCAGCGGTCCCGGCGCAGGTCGTACATCTCCGCCGAGGCCAGCGCCTCGCCGTCCGCGCCCAGGCCCCCGACGGCCAGGAGCCCCTCGCCCACGGCGCCGCACCAGAAGTGGGCCCGCGCTTCCCGCATGGCGGGCACTGCTGTCCAAGCGTGGAAGCGCGGGTCGTAACGGTGCACTTGGGCTGAGACCGCCCGCGGGCTGTCGGCCAGGGGAGACGAGGCGCCGCCCGAGGGGCTCTCCCCGCCCAGGACGAACAGGAAGTTGCCGGCGGCGCACACGCTGTGCCCCAGGAGTGGTGCAGGCACTCGCGTGAGGCTGCGCCAGCGGTGGTTGTACACGTCGAAGGCCACCACGTCCTGGGTGAgctcccactcctcctcctcctcctcctcctcctccagctgctcctcttcttcctcttcctcctcctcgggCTCCGCCGCGGCTCCCCTTCCCCTGGCTGCCCCCCCTCGTGGGGCCGCGACCTCCTCCATCACCACCTCCGGCCCCCTGCGCCCCCCGACTAACAAGATACGGGTTTGGGGGCTCCGGACGCTGGTCTGCTCGCCCTGCACGAGCGGCTGGCGGGAGGGCGCCGTGTGGTAGTTGAGGGCCTGGATGATGAGGCCCTTGACGCGGGCGGGCAGCGCGATGCCGGAGCCCGAGTACACCCGCCGCAGCACGTCGGCGGGCACCAGGCCGAAGCGGACGCGCTCGAGCAGCGCGGCGCAGTGAGCCAGGCGTTCGGCCTTAGGCTCCTGCCGCAGCCAGGCCAGCGCCAAGCCCAGCAGCCGGGCCTCCGGCACCCGCGCCACGTCGGGGGCGCCCAGCACGGCCCTCAGCGACGCGGGGTTGAGTTCCAGCAGCCCCGCGGGGCCCGCGCCCCGCGCCAGCAGCTCCCTCAAGTAGCGCACGATGCAGCGCTCGGCGGCGCCCAGCGTGTGCACCAAGCCGAAGCGCGCCGCCACGTTGGCGGCGAAGCAGCAGTTCTCCGGGCCCAGCTGGCGCTCCAGGTAGCGGCCGCACAGCCCCAGGGCCTCGGTGACCTGCAGGTAGCTGGCGGCCTCCAGCGTGTCCTCCACGGTGTCCATGGAGAGTGGCAGCCAGGCGGTGTAGATGAAGTCCAGCAGGCGCTGCAGGCCGGCCGCCGACGGCACGTGCAGGTGGATCACGCTCGCTCGGGATTCCCGAGTGTGGCTCTTGAACAGGGCCCTGAAGTAGTCGCTGGAACACGCGAGCAGCGACCTGTGCGCCGGGAACTCGCTGCCCTCGGTCTCCAGCGTCACGTCGCACAAGAAGCCCTCGGCGCGCAGGGCCTGGTAGCCGGTGAGCAGCGCGCCGCCGTGAGCTTTGCAGTAAGACAGGAAGTAACTCATGATGCCCAGGGCGGGAAGCggccgggctggggctggggccagccGGGCGCGGCCGGAGGCATCCCGGGGCACGGCGCTCCCGGGCCCCCCGCTTGAGCCGCAGAGTCCCTAGCAAGGGCCCATTTTTGCCTGCTCAGCTTAAAGCCCAGGGCTCCTTCATCCAGGTGCGCAGATCTCCCCGTACCCCTCTCAGAGCAAACCCGGTCGCGGAACGGTTTCCAGAAGCCCCTAGTAGCGGAGAGCACGGAGTTTGGAGTCTTCCGGGGGGTGCAGGGTTTTGTTTCGGAGGCTGCCAGCGCGTTGCCCAAAGCCCCCTCCCCGGCCCAGTTTGGGAAACCCA
This DNA window, taken from Equus przewalskii isolate Varuska chromosome X, EquPr2, whole genome shotgun sequence, encodes the following:
- the KLHL34 gene encoding kelch-like protein 34, producing the protein MSYFLSYCKAHGGALLTGYQALRAEGFLCDVTLETEGSEFPAHRSLLACSSDYFRALFKSHTRESRASVIHLHVPSAAGLQRLLDFIYTAWLPLSMDTVEDTLEAASYLQVTEALGLCGRYLERQLGPENCCFAANVAARFGLVHTLGAAERCIVRYLRELLARGAGPAGLLELNPASLRAVLGAPDVARVPEARLLGLALAWLRQEPKAERLAHCAALLERVRFGLVPADVLRRVYSGSGIALPARVKGLIIQALNYHTAPSRQPLVQGEQTSVRSPQTRILLVGGRRGPEVVMEEVAAPRGGAARGRGAAAEPEEEEEEEEEQLEEEEEEEEEWELTQDVVAFDVYNHRWRSLTRVPAPLLGHSVCAAGNFLFVLGGESPSGGASSPLADSPRAVSAQVHRYDPRFHAWTAVPAMREARAHFWCGAVGEGLLAVGGLGADGEALASAEMYDLRRDRWTAAGALPRALHGHAGAVGDRGTVYISGGKAGRGEGGASSLRDLYALGPGERAWSKRASMSTARFGHHMAALRGAVFAFLGRYEPFSEIERYDPGADQWTRLRPLPYDRFCYGLAVVEETVLLLGGLKWRESRQVPTRNVVGYDLDLDRWEDIGCPLPWAWSGLQCAVLQLAEGGDEEREGEPGGAPDLMLGFMG